TGATCTTGAGAAATGCCGTGATGATGTTAGCGCAGAGATGGAGGTTTTGAGTAGAACTCAAACTCACAGGAGAGAGTTGGATGAGGAAGTTGAGAGGAAGACAAAAGATCTCACATTGGTTCAGAAAAAGCTTGCGGAATGTGAGAAGCTGTTTGAAACAAGCACCTCAGAGCTGGTTAAGACTCAGGGTGAGCTTGAATGTAAGCGAGAAGATTTAGGACAGATGGAAGCTGATTTTCAGAGGCATCGCGTTAAGGTCATCACAGAGAAGGATGATTGGGAAAGGACTCAAACTCACAGTAGAGAATTGGAAGAggagatagagagaaagaggaaggaTCTTACAATGGTTCTTGATAAAATTGAGGAATGTGAGAGGCATCTAGAATCGGTGGAAGAGCAATTAGATTCCCAGCGGAAGCTGCGTGAGACACAGTCATCTGAGCTTGTCTCTAAAGAGAAGGAGTTGCAAGCACTTAGTCTGGACATTGACTTGAGGGAACAGACTGTCATATCCCTAAATAATGACATGGAATCAAAAGCCAAGGAGTTGGAGAACGTTCAAAAGCTAATTGAGGAAAGGAGTGCACATTGTGAGTCATTCAAGTTGTTGATTGAGGAACACAGTGAAGAACTTGTTTCTAAGGAGAAGCGATATGATGAGATAACGGATGATATTCGTAAGTTATCCTTGGAGATTGTCTTTCAAGAGAAGACATTGGGAAGAGCTCAAGCTTTTATTAAAAAGCTCTCGGAGAAACAAGATTCAGCAGAGAACAAAGTGGATTGGACAGAGAAAAAGCTGAATTCGACGAGAAGACATCTAGAAAGATGCATTGCTAAGCATAAGTCAAAGAAAAAAGAGCTTCGCTCTGTGAAGGATAGATACAGAGATTGCCTCGAAGATCTGGAtatcaaagagaaggagttgaAGTCTGTAGAATCAATACTCACTGAGAGAAATAAACAAGTTGAGGAAGGAGAAAAGATGATGCAAGATTTGAATAGCTCCATTGAGGAACTTATGGGACAGCTCAAGTTGAAACAAGAAGAGGTTTGTtcaatcaacaagaccatcaCGGAGTGCTCAGGTGAGTTGAAGGCTAAGATGAAACAACGTGATCAGGTTCAGAGCTCACTTACTGATCTTATTGCTGAGCTCAGTTCTGTCAAGAAAAAGATTCAAGACAGCTTGAAAGAGTTGCAATCTAAAGA
The nucleotide sequence above comes from Brassica napus cultivar Da-Ae chromosome A9, Da-Ae, whole genome shotgun sequence. Encoded proteins:
- the LOC125577975 gene encoding myosin-11-like; translation: MEEIKVENVGNECRVRGEGLRKALDKVNAHASDILVFNVQWKDLNEYVESVQGKLEERFRELERSKLEERSKEVELKGQNFGLEERVKVVEEAEAKVADLEMKSDGVRMDVEAMKKELSFLTEQVEVSLGKSNAEEARLSRLRQLVEECEEERTLKESQLNEMVESWRKTHVELGLKGEELAKMETDLEKCRDDVSAEMEVLSRTQTHRRELDEEVERKTKDLTLVQKKLAECEKLFETSTSELVKTQGELECKREDLGQMEADFQRHRVKVITEKDDWERTQTHSRELEEEIERKRKDLTMVLDKIEECERHLESVEEQLDSQRKLRETQSSELVSKEKELQALSLDIDLREQTVISLNNDMESKAKELENVQKLIEERSAHCESFKLLIEEHSEELVSKEKRYDEITDDIRKLSLEIVFQEKTLGRAQAFIKKLSEKQDSAENKVDWTEKKLNSTRRHLERCIAKHKSKKKELRSVKDRYRDCLEDLDIKEKELKSVESILTERNKQVEEGEKMMQDLNSSIEELMGQLKLKQEEVCSINKTITECSGELKAKMKQRDQVQSSLTDLIAELSSVKKKIQDSLKELQSKEVELKDKSFALEERAKKVEEAEARLVDLERKSDGFQMKVEAKRKELNFIKNQVEVSLAESNAEEVRLSELRRLVEECAA